One genomic region from Asterias amurensis chromosome 7, ASM3211899v1 encodes:
- the LOC139939851 gene encoding sulfotransferase 4A1-like, translating into MAQISSPESPTKLAIDDEYDIMQYYVVDGVRLPPFCRGKMQDVASFPVRKDDVWIVSYPRAGVWLQDLIYLLLEGGDLRKTDIRLETVEDAIPFLEAPSPGLETLKSLPSPRYIKSHLPYGLLPDGVKNNECKVIYIARNPKDVMCSFYDFHRTVRMVHYKGTFHQFFYRFVNSKLGYGSYFKHVLEWWDHRKEDNFLFLKYEDVRSSTNSSVQQLANFLERPLTPEALKDICTHFEEEMMYNRKEDRVGYWKYYFTVHMNEKFDKLLPDKLPTSSGLDFQFTL; encoded by the exons ATGGCGCAGATCTCTTCACCCGAATCGCCGACCAAACTAGCCATTGACGATGAGTACGATATCATGCAATATTATGTGGTCGACGGGGTTAGATTACCACCATTTTGCAGAGGAAAGATGCAGGATGTGGCAAGCTTCCCTGTGAGAAAAGATGACGTGTGGATTGTGAGTTATCCACGAGCAG GGGTGTGGCTACAAGATCTGATTTACCTCCTCCTTGAAGGAGGTGACCTCCGTAAGACGGATATTCGTCTTGAGACGGTAGAGGATGCTATCCCATTCCTGGAGGCGCCAAGTCCAGGGCTGGAGACCCTCAAGAGCCTGCCCTCGCCCCGTTACATCAAGTCACATCTGCCATATGGGCTGCTGCCAGATGGTGTCAAGAACAACGAATGCAAG gtcatctACATTGCCAGGAATCCAAAGGATGTCATGTGTTCCTTCTATGATTTCCACCGGACCGTACGTATGGTGCACTACAAGGGAACTTTCCATCAATTCTTCTATCGCTTCGTCAATAGCAAAT TGGGATATGGTTCCTACTTCAAGCATGTCCTAGAGTGGTGGGACCATAGGAAAGAGGACAACTTTCTCTTCCTTAAATATGAAGACGTTCGTTCG AGTACAAACTCAAGCGTACAGCAGTTGGCAAACTTCCTGGAGCGACCATTAACACCTGAGGCTCTTAAAGACATCTGCACACACTTTGAAGAAGAAATGATGTACAATCGCAAAG agGATCGCGTTGGGTATTGGAAGTACTATTTCACTGTCCACATGAATGAGAAATTTGACAAGCTATTACCGGACAAGTTGCCCACAAGTAGTGGGCTGGACTTCCAGTTTACGCTGTAA